Genomic segment of Panicum virgatum strain AP13 chromosome 2K, P.virgatum_v5, whole genome shotgun sequence:
caaaccggtcaaaccaaccggtaaaccggtaaaaccggccggtaaaccggtcaaaccggccggtaaaccggtcgtaACCGGTTgcatggagcttttgaatttggatttgacgGCATGGCGCGCCGgtcggttgaattcaaatccaaattcaaaagctccatgcAACCGGTTACGACCGGTAACCGATCAAACCAGTctggtaaaccggaaccggagcccgATAGTTACCGGTTACCGGTGGGGAAATAAAACGCTGGTCCTGACCCGCCCGGCGCCGGCCACGCCAAAAGCCGCCCGCGCTGCTGCCCTCGGCGTTCACTGCGCCACTGGCACTCCACTCCAACCCACTGACAGCTCCGCACACAGCATCCCCTGCCCCACGTGTCATTCTGTAAACAACGGGTGGGCTAGCAGCAGAGCAGGGCCCACTGACAGCTCCGCACACAGCATCCCCTGCCCCACTGTCATTCTGTAAACAACGGGTGGGCTAGCAGCAGAGCAGGCATTGGCGGCACACACAGCCACCTGTCCTTTCTGCCCGTCAACCCGCGGATCCCATCCCGTCCAATCCCACCTCGCCCGCCACCGAGCGAGCAAAAGCGGCTAGAACAAAGATCCACGCCGCACTCGCATCTcgttccgttccgttccgttccgcCCGCGGCTTGCTTGTCTGTTGCGACGGTGCGCGCGGACTGTGCTGGGCACGGCAGCATCGGCGGCGAGCGAGCGTATACGTACACGCAGGGCACCAGTACAGCGCCCAACCACCTCCCCTCTCCCCACCTTCCCTCTCCCGCTCTCCCTCATCATCACTCACCACCCGGCTGCCGCGCCATGGTGTCGCTCGCCGGCTCCCAGATCCCCTCGCCCTTGCCGGGGCAGAGCCCCTGCGCGGCCGCTGGGCCGCTGCGCCGCCCGGGGCGCTCCATGCGCACCATCCGCTCCGCGCTGCTGCAGCCGGACTCCGCCCCGGGCTCCCCGGCGGCCCCGCGCGATGGCGCCGGCGACGCGGGCGACTCCGACATTGAGAACCTCACCGACTCCGTCATCGACTTCCACCTCAgcgagctcgccgccaccgcggggCCCGCGCACCCGGCGGCCGTCGCCAAGTCGTCCTCCGCCATCAACGCGGCCGCCACGGAGCTACTCGAGCTGTCACGGGACTTCTCCGACTACTCCAGCTTCAACTCCGACATCTCCGGGGAGCTCGAGCGCCTCGCgatggccgcggcgggggcgggggcggcgcccaGATCCGACGCGCCGGacccggcgcgcgccgccgtggatcTGAACGACCTTGAGTCCATGGATCTGTCGCCGGACGCCGCGCCGCTGGAGCGCGTGGAGCCCTTCGTGCTGGCGTGCGTTCAGGCGCTGGGCCCCGACGCAGCGCCCGacgcgcgccgcgcggccgccgtcaGGATACGGCTGCTGGCCAAGCACCGGTCCGACATCCGGGAGCTGATCGGGGTGTCGGGCGCCATCCCGGCGCTCGTGCCGCTGCTGCGCAGCACCGACCCGGTCGCGCAGGAGAACGCGGTCaccgcgctgctcaacc
This window contains:
- the LOC120692981 gene encoding U-box domain-containing protein 4-like, which encodes MVSLAGSQIPSPLPGQSPCAAAGPLRRPGRSMRTIRSALLQPDSAPGSPAAPRDGAGDAGDSDIENLTDSVIDFHLSELAATAGPAHPAAVAKSSSAINAAATELLELSRDFSDYSSFNSDISGELERLAMAAAGAGAAPRSDAPDPARAAVDLNDLESMDLSPDAAPLERVEPFVLACVQALGPDAAPDARRAAAVRIRLLAKHRSDIRELIGVSGAIPALVPLLRSTDPVAQENAVTALLNLSLEERNRSAITSAGAIKPLVYALRTGTAAAKQNAACALLSLSGIEENRATIGACGAIPPLVALLSAGSTRGKKDALTTLYRLCSARRNKERAVSAGAIVPLVHLIGERGSGTCEKAMVVLGSLAGIAEGREAVVEAGGIPALVEAIEDGPAKEKEFAVVALLQLCSDCPHNRALLVREGAIPPLVALSQSGSARAKHKAETLLGYLREQRQGVGCRAGSVAATSLAR